The nucleotide sequence TCGAAGGCGGCGTTCGTGAGGGTGAGGAAGTCTTTCTCAGCATGAGGCGACAGCATATCATGggagagagaagaggagaggcaACATCAGTGTCATCGGGATGGAGAAGGAAGAGGGAAGCTAGTCACTGTGAGAGACGACGGCCACAAAGGGTGACGTCGAAGGCAGCAGGGGTGGCGACGAGCATGCCACCATGGTGATGGCGGCCACAACAAAGGAGAGGCCTCTCTCTTACGCATGAACAACATCCCCTCTAAAAAGCCCTAGCTAGCAATTGACTAAAACATACCAGACCCAGGCGTCTATGATTTTATTTTCGTATACAAATGCGTGGGATTATGCTCAACTTGATAGACACGTGGCAAGACATTCTACAACCTTCGACCCTTTTCTAGACCTCTCCCGCAGTTTTTCGATCTTAATAAAATTGAATCCCCTGTCCTAGCTTCGATCTCCGACCAGACCCATCAGCTTCAGAAGGCACGAGCCGACAGAGACGACGATGGAGATGAGGGTGGCGAGCGGGGACGAGGAGGGCAAGAAGAAGCATGAGCGCGTGGCGCTGCCCAAAACGCGTCGCCCCGACACGATCCACCACTTCGAGAAGAAGCTGGCCGACAAGGGCGTGCTGCGCATGGATCGCCACCCGGCCGACGGCCTCGGGATCGGACGCGGCCCGCCTAAGTCCGGCCACGGCGGTAAGTTCACCTGGGAGGGTCCGGAAGACCTGGCGGAGAACGAGCTGGACCCTGTTCCTCCGGCCGTCGACGAGAAGGACCCTAACTACGCAGGGGAAGAGGCAATCGACGAGGAGGCGGCGGCGCTGGTGGTAGGGGAAGTGGAGGTGGCGAAAACGGCGGAAGCCAAAGAAGGGGTGTCCAGGATCGAGATCCAGCCGCCGCTTCAGCCGTGAGAATGGAAGCTCGAGGGAAGTGCTACTTGTCCACTACTTTTGTACTCGGTTCATCGAATAAAATGCTGAGTTATGTAACACCGAATCTGAAATGACCGTCCGGTCATAAAATTAGTAGTCAGAattattaaaaattgaaatgtagtcagaattattaattttttttattctatacCTAAAAAAgttcatttaatttttaatttttagtaagtgataataattgatttttttattaaattttatcattttgTACCTAGAATGGGAACCTGATTTATTCTTTTATTATCCTATTTTATTGTTCtaattttctcatttttatttttttttatcccaTTTCATTGTTCAGGCGTGATCTCTTGAATAATTACAGATAGTTCTATTTTTAATCAgtatataagtttttaaaattatcaaatcgtATAGTCTagttttaaaatatcaaattatatattcattatttattttatttctagtagtctattgattttttaattagttaaatcgATTTTGTTCGAAATAAAAAATTTGAGCAACTCAATCGgctgatttatttttttcaatcaaaattaattttagataaaattgattgatggaACAAATGAATtcagattgacatgaaattaatttttatatgtttaattatatatttaattatattcatactcttaaatattaatttaatttaatatattgagagtaataattttttaaatataaatatatttaaaaatcttaatttatattaaaaaattattgcttttaatatattaatatattaggtcaaattaatatttgaggacatatcaaacacatagaaTTTATTTTCATATCAATCCGATATCGTTTGGTCCATTAGAATTTATtttcatatcaatccgagatTGTTTGATCCATTAATTAGTTTTAGATAAAATCGATTGatagttaaaataatttcaaattgaCATAGATTAGTTCTTATATGTTTATCTACCtcttctaattatattcataccttcaaatataaatttgactcaatatattgagaataataaatttttatacatgatttaaattttttaaacacatTCATTTCCCTCAATATATTGAATAAATTGACATATGAGGGAatagatataattaggagaggtaGTTAAATACATAggatctagtttcatgtcaattcgaGGTCAGTTGATCCATCAGTCAATTTTGGACAAAATCGATCGATAGACTAAATGATTtcggattgatatgaaattaATTCTTATGTGTTTGTctacttctcctcattatattcATGTCTTTAAATGCCAATTTGaaccaatatattgagagtagtgatttttttaatacaaattaattttttaatacaaattaaatttttgaacacATCtgtgttttaaaaatcattgctccttatatatttggttaaattaatatttgaaggTATAATATACTCAGGAGAACTAGACAAATACATAGgtattaatttcatattaatctaAAATCGTTTGGTCCATCAATCAATTTTacctaaaattgattttgataaaaaaaaaaaaagtaaatcactaatttattcaaaatttcaACATTCaaaaatttttcaaacacatttatgttcaaaaaataactactctcaatatattaggtcaaattaatagttgagagcataaatataatcaggagaagtaaacaaacacatatgaactagtttcatatcaatttgAGGTCATTTGGTCAATCAATCACTTTTGGGAAAATCAGCTGATGGACCCAATGATCtcggattgacataaaattaATTCTTATATATTCGTCtacttctcctgattatatccatgaccACAAATACCAATTAGATAAAATATATTCAAAACAATGATTTTTTTTGTAAcacgaattaaatttttcaaacacattcatgttcaaaaaagtactactctcaatatattgagtcaaattgatgtttgagggcatgtATAGCTCAAAATCagctgatggaccaaatgacctcggattaacatgaaactagttcttatgtgttggactacctctcctgattatattatGCCCTCAAATATAAATTCGACTCAATATATTGGAAGCAATGATTTTTTTAGCATGAatgtatttaaaaattttaatttgtatttaaaaaattattactcttaatatattgggtcgaattgatatttgagagtatggatataatcaagagaggtagacaaatacataagaactagtttcatgtcaatctaagtcatttgatccatcagccgattttggataaatatattgaaagtaataatttttttagcacgaatatgtttgaaaaatttaatCCGTGCTCAAAAAATCATTACcatcaatatattaggtcaaattaatgTTTTAGAGCAGGAATATAATCAAGAAAACTAATCAAACACATAAGATCTATTAGGACCCTTTGTGGTCGGTTAGAGGAGggatgaatagcccctgcacaaaaaataaaaatacctttCTTGgacaattaacttaattaaaaacacttgcataagaaatgaTAAAGAAATCAAAAAGACAGAGACAcagaagtttttacttggttacaactgggaggttgttaatccaaggcaatcgAGCGCACTAATATCTcgttcaagcggagaagcctctttacaataaTGATCGCACAAAAGGataagctaaatgaaaactagaagCGTACAAGTATTGTTTCTCAAGATGCTTGTTGTTTTTAGCTTCtgggactaaggctatatttatagccttggtcggaatgcctggaagggttccgggcacttgGAGTGGGATAAAAACTTATCCCCAATGCAACGGTCAAAGACCACGTTGAAATGGCTAAAACTTGAGTTCCGAGTGCCCGAATTGCTCCGGGCGGCCCAAaggggaaagtcaacattttgttgactttctctatGGGCCTCCAGCTTCGATTCCACTTGCTCTTGTCCGGGTCTtttcgctcgtttgggtgatttcggccatccgaaatagggctcacccgaacccaacttctggccttctcgagcaagcttccgctgcggcttctcgtccctcggaatcaccgcgtgcttccttctcgtccaccagcgtactcttccacagctcttcgtccttcggacgcaccgagcccgtcggctctctctcccatgccgaccttctcgctagctgcgtcttttgctcctcgagcaatcttttgcttctgcttctcgtccctcggaaacaccgcacgctcccttctcgtccgtcggtgtactcttccgcaacacctcgtccctcagaagcaccaagcttgtcggctctctcccgtgtcgtccttctcactagttgcgtgttttgctcgacttcctgtgctcctaagttcctgcacacttagacacagtgttaaacacaacaggacctaacttaacttgtttgatcacatcaaaactaccttggggtaccaacacgatctagtttcatgtcaatctaaGATCGTTTGATCCATCAGCCAGTTTTGGGTAAAATCAGTTGATAGACCAAATAACCTCGGattaatatgaaatttattatTATGTGTTCGTCTACCTCTTCTATATACATGCTCTCAAATACTAATTTAACGTAATacattgagagtaatgattttttgaacacgaattaaatttttagcatggatataatcaggagaagtaGTCGAATACATAGTaattagtttcatatcaatccgaggttgtttggtccatcaaccgattttgtcTAAAATCaactttgataaaaataaaataaaataaaataagtcaGTCGACTAATTTACTCAAAATGTTGACATTTAGGCACAGAGCAAAATCAAttcgaataataaaaaaaatcaatcaattgataaggGTAAAATGAAAAATGGATacgtgatttgataattttaaaactactgatcctgtccgaatcgctgaaccaacggacgctgggtacGTGGCGCTCTCCTGGCAGCTGACGTAGATCCTCGGCCGGTCGgacggcgctccggcgaacctgcacagaagtcgggccgggaaggggttcccggcgacgaccctccgacgctcaagtcaggcaagcaagcagtgaaaaagtggctctcctaatattagaacgcgtacctccggcgaaggatgagggcctttatatagggcagcggagaagcgagtgtacacataccgaggtgtacacgtgtccgcggcccatacccaagtaagggcttgtcagtgagcttacctgacccatactgctacagtccaagcatgtcctcgatgggacagcggaaccccctgtcataagatttgaaaTATGGCCTACAcgtggaacatacccgctgtcagaaaaaggtgtcacttgtccttttgccttTACTCCCCGGAGAGAGTCCGGACGGCCAGCTTCCGTGACATCCGGCCGGAtgtatgcggtggtttacttagggaggttctcaatcacgtgctttgtggagactattagcagtatgctacctgatcattttggccgagcgtgcaatcCGATCAGCTCTGCGATCTCGtccgctgagcgccggaaccctgactttcgacgagacgcctttaaccatcaactaGACACCGGCCGACCGCCCGGCCGGTCGAACCCTCCCCTCGCCGCCCGgccacctgccactttgacttacacgtggcgttgaccccaccggacgggggtcccctgttcttacaaccgaatcacttgcctccccttcaagtctagtcgaaggaggcgattagtccgactgactggactactagCCGGTCGGCACCTTCAGGCACTCCTGCTCCGCTCGGCTTCCCGCAGGGACGGCCGTAAGGTCAGTCAATCCACAACCTTCCTCGGATCTCCTCGTAACCTGCGCCAAtcctcgacattaaggctgagcatgcgctcattaaatgcctcgaatggctgaatgccacgtggcgcactgtcgtcatcgtacggtggAGGCGGCGTGgggctttgatgggatcgaggcggttcgaaatggacggcgcgatgtgcACTTTgactcccgtgacctggatccaacggcggaggccgcccggcccccgCCATATAAAATCTTCGCTCTCTCCCATTCCCCTCACTTGCTTTCGCGATTTCAACCCCTGCCCCAGcgcttggagctccggcgattccGTTTCTGTTCTCCGACACTTTCCGGCGCCTCTTCCTCAATCCTTTTTCTCCGCAGTAAGGCTTTACACCTTTTCTTTCTTGCTTCCGGTGTTTACTCCGTATTTGTCTCCTCAGTTTCAATCCTTGAAACCTCTTTTCGCTcgttgtttttctcctgccttttgcttttttgatttcttccgatcggcccatggctagctcttcccatccCGAAGACCAATCCCTTGGTCCTTGGTACACCACCATACAATCACGATTTGATCAACGTGACTTTGACATTCTaaccgataattttgaaatccccgaagattttgaacttcttttagctggTCCTTCCGCCCGGCAGTCACGCttcagtttaccgccggtctgtgtttccctgtacatccgttcatcatagacgtttgtaatttttttcggtgtgccgctcggcagtctggTACCCAACACCTTCCGTCTTCTCTGcgatgttgttgttttgttcaagattcacaacatccccctccgaccggaggtcttcttttatttctattaccccaagcaagtcgagccgggcaccttcatgttccaagctcggcccggcttagtcttcttcaa is from Zingiber officinale cultivar Zhangliang chromosome 7B, Zo_v1.1, whole genome shotgun sequence and encodes:
- the LOC122003991 gene encoding uncharacterized protein LOC122003991; translated protein: MEMRVASGDEEGKKKHERVALPKTRRPDTIHHFEKKLADKGVLRMDRHPADGLGIGRGPPKSGHGGKFTWEGPEDLAENELDPVPPAVDEKDPNYAGEEAIDEEAAALVVGEVEVAKTAEAKEGVSRIEIQPPLQP